The following are encoded together in the Gilvimarinus sp. DA14 genome:
- a CDS encoding integrase arm-type DNA-binding domain-containing protein has product MPLTASQIKSAEPREKDYKLYDEKGLLLLVKKTGAKYWRLKYRMAGKEKLLALGVFPEITLAHARKLRDEARVDISAGIDPSQKRQATRQATKKASADAFEVIAREWLQNRGKKAESSDKRLVAMLERDLFPRLGAMPITDITPPILLAVLRKIEQRGALETAHRAKSYTGQIMRYAVATGRAERDISADLKGALATPKKGHFAAVTAPDDVGKLYSAIQGYQGTPIVQAALKLSPLFFCRQGELRHLLWEEVNWEKQQIEIPPEKTKTKEPHIIPLCRQALAILEDLRDYHKRGDYVFPSARGASRPLSDNGVRTALRSLGYDNETMTPHGFRAMARTLLDEELGYRIDWIEHQLGHAVKDVHGRAYNRTKHLEQRRKMMQHWADYLDSLRARAEAGNVIAGNFGSQNT; this is encoded by the coding sequence ATGCCGCTAACAGCCAGCCAAATCAAAAGCGCAGAACCACGCGAAAAAGACTACAAGCTGTACGACGAAAAGGGCTTATTGCTGCTAGTCAAAAAGACCGGCGCGAAGTATTGGCGGCTCAAGTACCGCATGGCAGGCAAGGAGAAGCTATTAGCCCTGGGGGTGTTCCCCGAGATAACCCTAGCCCATGCCCGCAAGCTGCGAGATGAAGCCCGCGTGGACATTAGCGCCGGTATCGACCCAAGCCAAAAGCGCCAGGCCACCCGCCAAGCAACCAAGAAGGCCAGTGCGGACGCTTTCGAGGTTATCGCGAGGGAGTGGCTACAGAATCGCGGCAAAAAGGCAGAGAGCAGCGACAAGCGCCTTGTGGCCATGCTGGAGCGCGATCTATTCCCACGGCTTGGGGCTATGCCCATCACCGATATAACCCCGCCCATACTGTTAGCCGTGTTGCGCAAAATCGAACAGCGCGGCGCGTTAGAGACAGCCCACAGAGCCAAAAGCTACACGGGCCAGATTATGCGCTATGCCGTGGCCACCGGTAGAGCAGAACGCGACATAAGCGCAGACCTGAAAGGCGCACTTGCCACCCCCAAGAAAGGCCACTTTGCTGCAGTAACCGCCCCCGATGATGTAGGCAAGCTGTACAGCGCCATACAGGGCTACCAAGGCACCCCCATAGTTCAGGCCGCACTCAAGTTATCGCCGCTGTTCTTTTGTCGCCAGGGAGAGCTACGCCACCTGCTATGGGAAGAGGTGAATTGGGAAAAACAGCAAATTGAGATACCCCCCGAAAAGACTAAAACCAAAGAGCCGCACATTATCCCGCTATGCCGCCAAGCGCTGGCCATACTGGAAGACCTGAGGGACTACCACAAGCGTGGTGATTACGTTTTCCCAAGTGCCAGAGGTGCCAGCCGCCCCCTAAGTGACAACGGTGTTAGAACGGCTCTGAGGTCGCTAGGCTACGACAACGAAACCATGACCCCGCACGGCTTTAGAGCAATGGCCAGAACGCTTTTAGATGAAGAGCTGGGTTATCGCATTGATTGGATAGAGCACCAGTTAGGCCACGCGGTGAAGGACGTACACGGCAGAGCCTATAACCGCACTAAGCACCTGGAGCAACGCCGCAAGATGATGCAACACTGGGCTGATTACCTGGACAGCCTAAGAGCCAGAGCAGAAGCCGGAAACGTGATTGCCGGTAACTTTGGAAGTCAGAACACCTAA
- a CDS encoding helix-turn-helix domain-containing protein produces the protein MNCNALLTTPEAAEYLRLSFRTLNNSRYTGLLAGVKAPPYRKMGKAVRYELSALDTWKAQFSEQTSTSESAA, from the coding sequence ATGAATTGCAACGCACTATTGACCACACCAGAAGCCGCTGAATATTTGAGGCTTTCTTTTCGCACTCTCAACAATTCGCGCTATACCGGCTTATTGGCCGGAGTAAAGGCACCCCCTTACCGCAAGATGGGCAAAGCCGTTCGCTATGAACTTAGCGCCCTGGACACCTGGAAGGCTCAATTTTCAGAGCAGACCAGCACCAGCGAAAGCGCAGCCTAA
- a CDS encoding helix-turn-helix domain-containing protein, producing MTNPEKLSNSTHAQRTRLLAALESAQGYGITSYAANQELGIYHPPARIKELRQTGHNIATLWETIETDISRPRRVARYVLISKEAN from the coding sequence ATGACCAATCCAGAGAAACTATCCAACAGTACCCACGCCCAAAGAACCCGCCTATTGGCAGCATTAGAAAGCGCACAGGGCTACGGTATTACCAGCTACGCCGCAAACCAAGAGCTAGGCATCTACCACCCGCCGGCCCGCATTAAAGAGCTACGCCAAACCGGCCATAACATCGCCACCTTGTGGGAAACCATAGAGACAGACATTAGCCGCCCCCGCCGTGTTGCCCGCTATGTGCTAATCAGCAAGGAGGCCAACTGA